Within Cellulophaga sp. L1A9, the genomic segment CTAAGTTTTCTGTAACAAAGCGAATAAAACTCATGAGAGTACAACCTACCTAGTTCTATGTTTCTTGGGTCAGGCAAATCGGCAATAATGACATCATAAAAGTCAGTAACATTTTGCTCTAAATGTATGTAGGCATCTTTATTGTAAATCTGTAATTTTTTACTGTTCATGCTACCTTGGTTGATATTTATTAACACAGGGTGATTGGTTCCTAAATCTGTCATTTTCGGATCTAGATCAACCATATCTATTTTTTCAACACTTGGGTATTTTAAAATTTCTCTAACCGCACAACCATCGCCACCACCAAGTATTAGTATACGTTGCGGATTTGGGTGTAATTGCATGATTGGGTGCACCAAAGGTTCATGATACATTTTTTCATCAATAGAACAGAATTGTAAGTTACCGTTTAAATATAGCCAATGTTCATCTTTCCATTCGGTTAAAACGATATTCTGATATTTAGTTTGCTCGGAATAGACAATTTTATCTTTATATTTTTTTTGCTCTCCCCATTGTATGATAGGTTCTGTAAAAGCAATACCGGTAATTAAAATACCGAATACAATGGTTAACACTGCTTTTAATTGTACTATCTGTCGCTTTTTAATTTTATCTTTAAAACGATAAAAAACAATTAACGCGACTAAAAAATTGATAATTCCAAGGACAAATGGGGTATAAGACAATCCTAAAATAGGCAAGCCTATAAATGCAAAAAATACACCTCCGATAAGGCTTCCGTAATAGTCTTTTTCTAATATAGAAGAAATGTTACTTTTTAAATCTTCGTACTCTTTATTAATTCTTACTACTAACGGAATTTCTAATCCAATTAATAACCCAATTAGCATACATAAAGAATAAATAACAATGCCGTAATATTCACTTACAGCGGCAAGTGTATATACCAGTACAGACGAGAATGCTACGATTAAAGATAATGAAGCTTCTAAAATTAGAAAATTCTGAATTAAATTTTTCGTAATTAACTTACTTAACCGACTACCTAAGCCCATGCAAAATAGCATAAGAGATACAATCATTGTCCATTGAAAAATTGAATTTCCAATAAAATAAGTAGCTAATGTAGATAGGGTGTATTCAGCTACAATCCCTGCAAAGCCTGTTGCAAAAATTGCTGCTTTTAATATGAAAGAGTTTTTTTTTAGATACTCCATGTAATTAATATAGCAGAAGCAACATAAGCAAAGGCTTCAATTAACCCTGCACCGACATTTGGTTTTTCTTGATTGATAATTTCATCCGTAAGTTTTCTTCCTGGTAATAAAACTTTATCAGTGAAAATACGCATTATAGGTAGTAGAATGCAACCTATTACAGTTTGCAGTGTAATATCAATTAATGTTGTTGTCCAATCTACAAAAGGATCTAAAATAGCATTCATGGTAATAATACCAATGGCTAATATTGCTCCAGAAAAACTTATTCCAGCCGCAACATTATCCTTTTCTACTTCGTCATGTATGCTATAACCCATCCATGCGATAAATATTTTAGAAGCAATAATTAAAACAACATTACCGATAACCCAGTATATAAAAAATGTTGAAAGCCCTTCAATTAATGTTTCAGATTCTCCGACTAACGCACCATATAAAATAAGTCCGTTTGCAATATAAATAGCAGCTTCAATAACCCCTGAACCTTCATTTTTATCAGTAATTATTTCTTTCTTTAAATCAAATTTATTTAGAATTACTTTATTACTAATCCAAGCAGCTAATAATAGCAATAAAATAGCAAAAATTCCATAAATGAAAATGTGCTGAATATCAGTAATAAAGTCAAAACTCTCCCCTACAATAGCCCCACCAATAGCGATAATTAAAGCAGCAAAATAACCCACATAAGAAAGGATGAAAGCAAAGTTATCTTTCTCAACCAGTTCTTCCTGAATATTAATACTTGGGTGTAAAAGTTTATAAGCTAATTTACCAATAATAAAAATGATAAATCCACTTAAGATGTACCCCAATGAATGTGATAAATCTAAAATATCTATGTATTTGTCCATGTTTTTCTAGCGTTTTGTGCGTATTATTTTCCGAAACCTCCGCTTCGAGAGCGAGAAGAACTTGAATTACTATACCTGTTTGTGTTTCTTGACGTTTGGCTTGAGCCATTGTAACTTTTACTTGAGCTGTAGCCTTTAGATTTTAAAGCAGAAGAGCTTCTGGTTACATTAGTTCTAACCTTGTCTTTAAATGTTTTAGGTTTTGAGTTCCAGTTCGAGTTTGCATTTTTATACGTAGAAGTACCAAAATTTTTATTTCTACCATAATAGCTACTTCTTCTGTAATGATTAGTTCTGTAATAATCATAATCGTTTCTGTAGTATCTATGGCTAGGACCATAAAAAAGAGAGCTCATAAAATGGTATTGTCCATAAAAAGCCCAGAAAGAACTACCATTGCTATGTGTTTGCCAATGCCCATATTTTTCGTTACCTACATAATTGCTATACCCTGCAGGAGTAGATTGTTTATCTAAAACACCCTCTTTTTTAGATAATATAGTCATGCCTAAATCTTCCTGATAATCTTCAAAAGTAATGGCAGAAACTTCTTGCCATTCTGTTGTTTTTATATCAAAATCATCTTCAACAGCTTCTGTGGTGTTTTTAGCTTTTTCAATAATGATTTTATATTTATGATAATATTTATCAGTATCTTCTTTGTAATCCATATCAGCAAGAATTACACTGTAATTCTGAGTGTCAATATGTGTTGTAATAATGGTGTCTAGAGGAGATTTAAGGTACTTTTTACGCTCTTCTCCACAAGATACAATTAGCAGAAGCATACTTGTAAAAAGTATCGTTTTAAATAGTTTCATTGTAGTTGGTTTAAAATCAAATTTAATGTTTAATAATTGTCTGCAACCGGTAAAATGTTAGAAATTTCAATTTCTTTAATAATAATTCCCTTACTCACCTCAAATTCTTCGTCGTCATATTGCTCAATAGAAAGTGTTTTTTCTTCCTCTTCATCTAAGTAATTATATGAGACTAGTTCTTCCCAATTTGCGGCATCAATTTCTTTAGAATAACCAGGTGTTTTTTCGTCTAGGTAATACATAACACCTTTGTAATTTATTTTTTTTGGAGGCTTCTGGTTAGACTCCATATAATCACAAACATCTTCTCCTAGTTTTCTTAATTTTACTTTTTCCGATAAAGTTACAACCAAACCTCCATCATCTTCAATATGTAAAAACTTTTCAATAGTACCGTTTTTGATAACAAATTCACGAGTAAAGTAACTATTCCCCCAATCGTATTCAAACAAAGCAGTAACGGTCCAAGTTTCTATACCATATTCAAAAATATAGCCTTTACCCAAATCCCTAACGGTTATATTGGTAGGGTCGTAATGTCTTTCTTCCTTTTTTTTCTTTAAAAAATCAAATATTCCCATATGTTATTTGTTTATGAGTTGTTTTAGTTTTGCTTTAGCTTGTATTTTATTTTCACTCCAAAATCGATAATGTAATGGTATTGTATGAATACCAACTCTTGCAAAAGTTTTGTAACGTTCTATAGTAAATGCATTATAAAATTGACCAGGATACCCTATAAGGTCTATAAAGTAATTTTCATCATTATGAGTGAAAAATACATCCAAAATAGACCCCGCATAAGGGTATCCGCAATTAATTTCTTTAATTTCAATACTATTTAAATAAGATGTAATTTCTTTTTGAAAAACATCTTCAGATAATTCGTTTTCCTTTTTCTGATACTGATAATTTTCAATAAAACTTAAATACTTTAAAAATAGAGAATCTTGTTTTAAATCTTTTTTAGCGACAGATGTAAATATGTATTGAAATGATTTAGCTCTTGTAGTACCTACGTTTAAGACCTCGCTTTTATTTAAATGGTTATAAGCAGAATGGTGTGTGTTTTTGCAAACAGTAAAAGAAATAAGAATAATTTCTCTTTCTGAACCTTGAAAATTATAGGGTGTACCACAAAGCAAATCAAAGCGTTTTATAATTGTTATATCAAATTTATCACCAATTAATTTATTGATGTGTTTTGCTTGGTTTGCAAATGGCGTAATAATACCTAAAGAAGGTACTGTAGCATTACCCTCATGCAGTTTAATAAGCTCGGTAAGTTTTTCAATTACCTTATTTGCTTCTTTTACATTAACACCTTGGATGTTACGCTCACCATTAATATAATTTATTTCAATTTGTTTTTTAGAAGTGAACTCAGTTGTCGATTTTATTATTTCTAATTGTTGATCGTAAAATTCTTGATTATTGAACTCTATCAATGAAGGTGTAGATCTGTAGTGTTCTCTTAAAAAAGTAACTTGATCTTGGTTAGAAACTTTACTTATATAAATATCTAAAATGCTTCTATTTCTATAGTCAAAAATAGGGTCTTTAGGTAGCTTATGTTTGTCTAGTAAAGTTAACTGTTGTGCTTTACCAATAAATGAATAATGCCTTAATTGATTTGGGTCTCCGCAAATAACAACGTGTTTTGCTCTATAAATAGCAGGTAGCGCAGTAGCAATATCGCATTGTGTTGCTTCATCTATAATTACTAAATCAAATATTTCTTTTTTTAATGGAAAGACAGTGTTTAATTCTGATAAATGAGCCAGCCAAAGAGGAAAAACTTCAAGGATTTTCGTAAAATCTAGTTCTTCAATTATTTTTTTTGATTCACTAAAACTAGATGCGGATAATGCATCGTAATAGCGCACTAGTGTTTGCCTATTTTTAGCAGCATTTTTATTACTCTGCTCAAGGCTTAAGTTTTTAACATATGTTTTAAGCTCACTAACAATGAGGCTTGTGTTTATATTTACATAATGTATTGTATTTAAAAAATCGAGATTTTCGTTTTTAATAAACTGTAATAGTATTCGATGAACTTTTTCCTTTAAAGTCAATTTATCTTTAAAAGTCAGGTTCGAAAGTTTTAATTCTTTAGCAACTATCTTTTCATACTTTGTAATGAGTGTCTTTGATCTTTTATGTAAAGAATGTATGTTGCTTGAGTCAGTATAAGTTCTTGATACAATGCCACTAATTTTCTTCTTAATTTTAGATTTTAAACTTATTTTAAACCGATTACCAGAGGTGTGAATAAGTAAGTCCTTTAACTCAAAATCTTTTATCAGGTTCTCTCTAATTACTTCAACAGCCTGTTTAGTTTTAGAGACTACAAGTACTGATTTTTTTTTAAGAATAGCATCTATAGCAATAGCACTTATACTATATGATTTTCCTGTGCCAGGTGGGCCAATAATTACCGAGTTATTATATTTTTGACTATTGTAAAGGGCTTTTAACTGCTCTGGGTTTAGTCTGTTTTCAAGGTAAGTTTCTGATGGGCTATTTGTACTTGTTGTTTGGTTGAATAATTCTTTTAAAGCTGCGTTAAACTCGTTATTACTTGCAATACTTTCTAAATCGTTAATGATTTTTGTAGAAGCAATCGATTTTTCGATAAATACAGTTCCGCTAGCCGGAACAATTTTAAAAGGCTCTTCGGTGGTATGGTCTTTAAGTTGCTTCCTTATTTTTGTAATATTCCAGTTTTGAGGAAAAAAAGTAAGCTCTGAAGTATCTATATTTTGAGCAAATGAATTGAAAGCTTTTTCTATTTCGAATGCATCTT encodes:
- a CDS encoding DUF350 domain-containing protein; translation: MDKYIDILDLSHSLGYILSGFIIFIIGKLAYKLLHPSINIQEELVEKDNFAFILSYVGYFAALIIAIGGAIVGESFDFITDIQHIFIYGIFAILLLLLAAWISNKVILNKFDLKKEIITDKNEGSGVIEAAIYIANGLILYGALVGESETLIEGLSTFFIYWVIGNVVLIIASKIFIAWMGYSIHDEVEKDNVAAGISFSGAILAIGIITMNAILDPFVDWTTTLIDITLQTVIGCILLPIMRIFTDKVLLPGRKLTDEIINQEKPNVGAGLIEAFAYVASAILITWSI
- a CDS encoding DEAD/DEAH box helicase, producing the protein MRVNSATNFFNYFKDCYKLDYKEFTVNNILNNKYKFKWFVKDNEQLINQKSPIIYYDNKDLEKLEKELLLYKLEKSLYYASFYFIGKETPTGLSTDPIICSPLVLYPCDIVEKDDDKFIRINQNDFLLNTSFLNKIAKDDVSKDKLENRLTELFSDKIEDAFEIEKAFNSFAQNIDTSELTFFPQNWNITKIRKQLKDHTTEEPFKIVPASGTVFIEKSIASTKIINDLESIASNNEFNAALKELFNQTTSTNSPSETYLENRLNPEQLKALYNSQKYNNSVIIGPPGTGKSYSISAIAIDAILKKKSVLVVSKTKQAVEVIRENLIKDFELKDLLIHTSGNRFKISLKSKIKKKISGIVSRTYTDSSNIHSLHKRSKTLITKYEKIVAKELKLSNLTFKDKLTLKEKVHRILLQFIKNENLDFLNTIHYVNINTSLIVSELKTYVKNLSLEQSNKNAAKNRQTLVRYYDALSASSFSESKKIIEELDFTKILEVFPLWLAHLSELNTVFPLKKEIFDLVIIDEATQCDIATALPAIYRAKHVVICGDPNQLRHYSFIGKAQQLTLLDKHKLPKDPIFDYRNRSILDIYISKVSNQDQVTFLREHYRSTPSLIEFNNQEFYDQQLEIIKSTTEFTSKKQIEINYINGERNIQGVNVKEANKVIEKLTELIKLHEGNATVPSLGIITPFANQAKHINKLIGDKFDITIIKRFDLLCGTPYNFQGSEREIILISFTVCKNTHHSAYNHLNKSEVLNVGTTRAKSFQYIFTSVAKKDLKQDSLFLKYLSFIENYQYQKKENELSEDVFQKEITSYLNSIEIKEINCGYPYAGSILDVFFTHNDENYFIDLIGYPGQFYNAFTIERYKTFARVGIHTIPLHYRFWSENKIQAKAKLKQLINK
- a CDS encoding DUF4178 domain-containing protein, whose product is MGIFDFLKKKKEERHYDPTNITVRDLGKGYIFEYGIETWTVTALFEYDWGNSYFTREFVIKNGTIEKFLHIEDDGGLVVTLSEKVKLRKLGEDVCDYMESNQKPPKKINYKGVMYYLDEKTPGYSKEIDAANWEELVSYNYLDEEEEKTLSIEQYDDEEFEVSKGIIIKEIEISNILPVADNY
- a CDS encoding polyamine aminopropyltransferase, whose amino-acid sequence is MEYLKKNSFILKAAIFATGFAGIVAEYTLSTLATYFIGNSIFQWTMIVSLMLFCMGLGSRLSKLITKNLIQNFLILEASLSLIVAFSSVLVYTLAAVSEYYGIVIYSLCMLIGLLIGLEIPLVVRINKEYEDLKSNISSILEKDYYGSLIGGVFFAFIGLPILGLSYTPFVLGIINFLVALIVFYRFKDKIKKRQIVQLKAVLTIVFGILITGIAFTEPIIQWGEQKKYKDKIVYSEQTKYQNIVLTEWKDEHWLYLNGNLQFCSIDEKMYHEPLVHPIMQLHPNPQRILILGGGDGCAVREILKYPSVEKIDMVDLDPKMTDLGTNHPVLININQGSMNSKKLQIYNKDAYIHLEQNVTDFYDVIIADLPDPRNIELGRLYSHEFYSLCYRKLRPNGLIITQAGSPYFATKAFSCIDETLKSAGFTTVRLHNQVISMGEWGWVLGTKNTTITSEQLKQKIQNIQFKNVQTNWINNEAMQLITSFGKDFFKLNDSIEVNKVHNPVLYQYYLDGNWDLY